The DNA window TGGAGTGACCACAGCCAAAAACCTCTACGATGCAAAGAGGATAAGGGACTGGGTGCTCTCTGGAAGAGTAAAGAACGTGGTTATAGTGGGCGCAGGACCCATCGGCGTGGAGGATGCGGAAACCCTAAGGCATATGGGTCTTGAAGTGCACGTGGTGGAGTTCTTTGATAGAGTCCTTCCAAGGATGTTGGACAAGTTTATGTCCGACAAGTACATGAAACCCCTTGAGGAGGAGGGAATACACTTTTACCTAAACCACCAGGTGGTTGCCATACACGGAGAGGATGGCTGGGTAGAGGCAGTGGAGATAAGACCCAACGGCACAGACAAAAGCAAGTTCATAAGGGCGGACATGGTTATTCTCTCAACGGGTGTAAGACCCAGGACTAACCTTGTGGCAGATACGGACATAAAGCTCCACATAGACGAAGCTACCGGTAGAGTTGTGGGTGGTATACTGGTAAACGAATACCAGCAAACCTCAGACCCAGATGTATATGCAGCGGGTGATATATGTTCTGGCATAGATGCCTGGGGAAACCACCGATGGATAGCTCTCTTTCCACCCGCACAGCAGGCTGGAGCTATAGCGGGCTTTAATATGGCAGGGCTAAAAGTTAAAAACCCAGGGCTCGTGGACTACAATGCGGTAAAGACAAGAAGTGCCACTGCAGGAAGTGGTGGGACTTTTGAAGACTCAGAAAGCTCTTATAGTTTTGAGTGGGAAGGCAAGCTGGTAAAGGTTTTCCTCAAAGAGGGAAGCGTATGCGGTTATCAGTTTGTGGGGTTGGGGAAAAACAGAACACTAAACCCAAGGAATAGATTTTTGAAGTCTCCAACTATAAAAAGCTGGTCTGAAAAACTTCTTCTTGACAGAGGGCTTGGTCTTGAGGCAAGCGGTGTGCTTTTCCATCACTTTATAAGGTTCAAAAACAGAAAATTTGACGACAAGGTTCTCAAAGCAATAAGGCTTGGTATGCTTAGGGCTTTGCCAAATCCAGCCTTTGAAGTGCCTATATTCTAAGTGTCGTAAACCTCCTTTGTAGTTATCGTATACAAGCCTATAAGCCTCCCTCATTTTCCCTTCAAGCAACTGCAAGGATATTAGGTAGAAGGTAAGGAAGGAAACTGCAAAGACAAGGGCAAAGGAAAAAGCCAAGCTGAGGCTCACCCTCTTTTTTATTCCCATACCTTTTCTGCCAACCTTTCACATAACCTGAGGGCATTAAGAGATGGACCTTCATCCGCTATACCCTTCCAAGCTATGTCATAGGCTACTCCATGGTCTGGAGAGGTTCTCACAAAGGGTATTCCAAGCGTTAAATTCACACCTTCCCTGAAGGCGAGCATTTTAAAAGGTATAAGCCCTTGGTCGTGATACATACACAGATAAACATCGTAGTTTATGTTCAAAAAGGCACTATCCGGAGATAGAGGACCTTCAACCTTGTAGCCTTCTTCCTTTAGAGCCTCTACCGCAGGTGCAATCTCTTTCATATCCTCTTCCCCTATAGCCCCCATATCACCCGCATGGGGGTTAAGACCAAGAATGCCAACTACTGGCTCAATTCCAAAAAGTCTTTTGAACTCTCTGTCTATTAGCTTTACCTTCTTAACGATGTCGTCCTTCCTTATTCTCTCTGGCACTTCTCTTAGAGGTATATGTGTGGTAAAGGGCACTACCTTTAACTTCTCTGAATACATAAGCATAGCATACTCTCTCACATTGCAAGCCTGAGCTAAAAACTCCGTTTGACCCTCATAGGAAAACCCTGCCAGCTTTGCCCAGAATTTGTTTATAGGCATGGTCAAAAGCCCTTGCAGTTTTCCATAAACAGCATCCACCACCGCCCTTCCCAAGTATGCAACCGCCACTTTACCCGAGGTTAGAGATGGCAATGGTCTATCTGTTTCGCTTATGTTTAAGTCCGCTATATATACACCAGGAGATTTAATCTCCTCTACCGTGTATATCTCTGAAAATTCAAAGTCCACACTTAGCTCCCTTTTGACCGCTTGTATTATCTTCTTCTCTCCGTATATTATGTATGCCTTTTGAGGGTCAAAGTATCTGGAAAGTCTCACTATGAGCTCAGGTCCCACTCCCGCAGGGTCGCCTATTGTTATACCGATTTTTACCATATATGTAGTATAATACTTCCCATGAAGGAACTTCATCATCCACATCAAGACGACGCTCTGCAAGTATTAAAAGAGTCAAAGGTTGTGGCGGTAGTTGGTATATCCCCAGACCCAGAAAGACCTTCATACTACGTGACCGAAAGGCTCATATCAAAAGGTTTGCACAGAGTCTATCTTGTAAACCCCAAGTATGCAGGGCAGGAGATACTGGGCATTAAGGTGCTATCCTCCCTTTCCGAAGTGCCAGAGCCCATAGACATTGTAAATGTCTTTAGAAACCCAGCACATATAGAACCCATCTTTGAGGAAGCACTTAAAGTAGGTGCCAAGTATGTGTGGCTACAACCCGGTTGTGAAAATTTAGAGGTCATAGAAAAGTATAAGGACAAGATAGGTGTGGTTTGGAACGCATGTATAGGTGTTGAGGCTGGATATTTGTAAGTTTAGAATATAACGAGCCTATCTGTATGCACCACTTCTTCAATGGAAGTTTTCAGTAAATCCTTTACCTCTTTTCCTTTTTTGCCTATAATCTTGCGAACCTCTTCCGAGCTAAAGTTTACCTTTCCCTTCCCCACAAGAAAGCCTCTTTCATCGTATAGCACTACCACGTCTCCTCTTTGAAAGCTACCTTCCACCTTCTTTATACCTGCAGGGAGAAGGCTCTTACCCTGTTTTATCGCCGTGTATGCACCCTCATCTATGTATATGGCACCCTTTGGCTCTTCAAGCATGGCAAGGGCTTTTTTTCCCTCTTTGAGAGGTTTTTCAGAGGGTTTAAAGTATGTGCCTGTAGTCCTACCTTCAAGTATATCAGGTAGGCTATCTTCCTTACCTGTTATGACCACTGGTATACCAAGCCTTACCGCTATCCTTGATGCGGTTATCTTGCTTAACATACCTCCAGTGCCAAACTGGGAGTTTACGCCCCTAACGAGGTGAAGAACTTTGTCCACATCTTCCACTACGGGGACTACCCTTCCTTCATGGTCCAGCAAACCTCCTGCGGTAGAAAAGATGACTATGAGGTCCGCTTTCATCATATACGCGGTGTGAATTGCAAGGAAGTCGTTGTCTCCAAAAAGTAGCTCCGATATGGCTACCGTATCGTTTTCATTTATAACAGGCACTATGCCAAGGGATAGCATACTGCTTAGAGCATTCTTTGCGTTTTCAAACTTTTCCTTATCCTTAAATATGTCTGCGGTAAGAAGAGCCTGACCTACCGTAAGCCCATAGTTGGAAAAGACCATGTCATATAGATGCATAAGGTAAGCCTGTCCTACTCCTGCGACCGCCTGCTTTGTGTAGAGGTCTGTGGGTCTATGAGAAAGGTTTAGCTTTTTTACTCCACAGAGCACTGCACCCGAAGATACTATAAGGGTCTTGTGACCCATATCCCTTAGCTTTTTTATATCCCTTGCAAGCCTTGAAAGGAAGCTAAGGTCTATATCTCCCTCTTGCGTTTGTATGAGGTTTGAGCCTATCTTCACCAAAAGAACCATTGGGTGTTATATTTTAAAACATGCTTATTATAGCGGGTCCATGTGTTATAGAAAGCGAAAGGGTTATTATGCAAACCGCAGAGCATATAAAAAGGCTCTCAGAGGAGTTTAGAGACTTTGAGTTTGTTTTTAAGTCTTCCTTTGACAAGGCTAACAGAAGCTCCCACAGGTCTTTTAGAGGTCCTGGGCTTGAGGCTGGGCTAAGAGTCTTACAGAGGGTAAAGGAAGAGTTTGGTCTAAAGATAACCACTGATGTGCATGAAACTTGGCAGGTAAAGCCTACCGCAGAGGTGGTGGATATAGTGCAGATTCCCGCCTTTTTGTGTAGGCAGACAGACCTTATCTTAGAAGCGGGCAGAAGTGGAAAGCCTGTAAATGTGAAAAAGGGTCAGTTCCTTGCACCCTGGGATGCAAAAAATATTGTGGAGAAGCTCAAGTTTGCAGGGGCTGTGGACTACTACATAACAGAGAGGGGTGTGAGTTTTGGATACAACAACCTTGTGGTGGACTTTAGAAGTTTGGTGATAATGAGGGAGTTTACAAAGGTTATATTTGACGCAACCCATAGCGTTCAGCTTCCCGGTGGTGCAGGAGACAGGTCTGCAGGACAGAGAGAGTTTGTAATTCCTCTAATTCGTGCCGCTGTTGCAGTGGGTGTGGACGGTCTTTTTATGGAAACCCACCCAGACCCAGACAGGGCTCTGTCTGATGGTCCTAATATGATACCTCTTTATCAGCTAAGGGAGGTTCTTGAGACGGTTCAACGCATTCTTAGTGCGGTCCCTTCCACCTCAAGGGGGTAATGGTTGCTAAAACAGGCATCGCAGAAATCCTGAGGGCTTTCCACCACAGACCTTAAGCTCTCAAGAGAAAGGTATTTAAGAGAGTCCGCACCTATGAACCTTCTTATGTCCTCCACGCTCATTCTGTTAGCAATAAGCTCATCCCTTGTGGGTGTATCTATTCCGTAGTAGCAGGGTCCTATAACTGGTGGAGACGCTATACGCATATGCACCTCTCTTGCTCCCGCACGCCTTAGCATACTAACTATCTTCTTTGAAGTAGTCCCTCTCACAAGAGAGTCGTCAATAACCACTACCCTTTTACCTTCAAGCACTGCCTTGTTGGGGTTTAACTTCATAAGCACCTTTATGTCCCTTAGCTCCTGCGTAGGTTCTATAAAGCTCCTACCCACATAGTGATTTCTAATAATACCGAGCTCAAAGGGAAGACCCTTTACCTGAGAGTATCCTATGGCAGGCACTATCCCAGAGTCGGGGACTGGGACAACCACGTCCGCCTGCACCTGGTCCTCATAGGCAAGTAGCTCTCCCATCCTTTTGCGTGCCTTGTATACCCAGTTATCAAAAACAAAGCTCTCTGGCTTTGAAAAGTATACAAGCTCAAAAATGCACATAGCCCTCCTTTCAGACCTAAGGGGAAAGTAGCTCCTTATACCCTGCTGGTCTACTACCACCACCTCTCCCGGCTTTACCTCCCTCCATAGCTCTCCACCCAATATATCAAAGGCACAGCTTTCAGAGGCAAAGAGAATGGTATCTTTTAGCCTTCCCATCAAAAGGGGTCTAAAGCCCATAGGGTCTCTTATTGCCACAAGCCTGTCCTTGAAAAGATAGATAAGGCTATAAGCACCCTTCACCCTTGAAAGCACATAAAAGACCTTTGGAAGAAGGTCTCTATCAGAGGGATGTAGGTCTATGTTTTCTGGCACAAACTCTCCCTCCTCAAGCAAGGCAAGGAAAAGCTCCGTGTCTGAGGTATGAAAGAGCCTTACACCCTTAGCTTCAAGCTCCGCCCTTAGAGGAAGGTAGTTGACCAAATTCCCATTGTGAACTACCGCACATACTCCTAAGGAAGTTTCTCTTACAATAGGCTGGGAGTTTACACCTCCAGAGTCTCCCGCAGTGGAATACCTTACATGAGCTATAGCGAGGTATCCAAACATGTTTTGGAGGTCTTCTTTTCTAATGGCTTCAAGCACAAGACCTGGCTTTTTCACTACCTTTACGCTATCGTAGTCAGAAACCGCTATACCAACACTTTCTTGTCCTCTGTGTTGAAGTGCGTATATGCCATAAAAGGCGTATCTTTCCGCATGCTGTGCGTTAAAAACTCCAAAAATTCCACACATGAGAATAATATAAGGCACAAACACTTATAATTAAAGGCATGACGCAAAAACACAAGAAGTATGTCTACAGGCTTGAACCAGAGAGCTTTTATCAGTTTCTCTTAGAGTATGGAAAGGGTGTGGAAATACTTTCAGAAGGTGAGTCCTTTGTGGAGTTTGCACTCTATGAACCCTATGAAGGGCTTGAACCCTTAGAGGTTTTTGAGGTAGAAGTCCTCCCGCCAGAAAAGGTTTTCAGAGCTCGCAGGCTGGGAAAGTTTATGGTTTTGCCTTCTTGGATAAAGCCTGTGGTTATAAGACAGGGAGTAGCCTTTGGCACAGGGCTACATGCTACCACTCGTCTCTGTCTTGGTCTTCTCCAAGAGTATTTGCAAGAGGGTTGGTCTGTTTTGGATGTGGGAACTGGCACAGGCATACTTGCCATAGCCTGCAAAAAACTAAGAGCTGGCAGGGTCCTTGCCATAGACATAGACCCCCTTGCTGTCCAAGAATGTGTGCATAACGCCAAAGAGAACTGCGTTGAGATTGAATGTAGGCATGCCAAACCAGAGGACATAAAGGAAACCTTTGACCTCCTTGTGGCAAACCTTGAGTTAGAAATATTCAAAAGGGAGCTTCCGTATCTTATGAAACTCTTCAAAAAGATTGGCATTTTTTCTGGACTTTATGGAAAAGAAGACCTAAGGGCTTTTCTTGACCTACTTGGTCTAAGACCTGCTAAAATAAAAAGGTTGGAAAACTGGTATGGCGTTGTGGTGGTGCGATGAGATACAGATATAGACTTGAAGAAAGAAGGGAAAAAAGGTTGGGACTTATAAGGCTTATAAGGAGGCTGGCAATTTTTTCTCTTGTCCTTATAATGTTCTACACACTTTTTATCTTTACAGGTGGAAAACCAAGCATATCGGAAGAAGACCTAAAGGCTCTATCCCTTATACCTTCGGAAAAAACCTTTACTCTTCGAACCAGTAAACCCATAAAGGAAATAAGGATTTACGCAGAGCAAGAAGGTCAAAAAAGGGAGATATATCAAGCAAAACTCTCAGAACCTTCAAAGGAAATAAGTTTTACCCTTAGAGCAAAGGAAACAGGTCTCAAAGATGGCAATGCAAGACTTCACGTGAAGATTTCTTCAGGCTTTTTACAGAGTAGGAGCTATTCCTTTGATGCCCTTGTAGATACCATACCCCCAAGGTTTAGCCTTGTCTCTTATCTATCCTCTCCCACACTGGGTGGAACTTCCGCCATAAAGATAAGGACGGAAGAGGAGGTTGATGCTTTCGTTCTTATAGGACAGTATGAGTATAGGCTATATCCTCTTGGTGATGGATACTATTTTGGTCTCTTTCCCATAAGGCTTGACCAGCAAGACTTGAACAGTATTACAGTAGTAGTAAAAGACAAGGCTGGAAACCGCACTCAACAAACTCTGTCCTTAAGGGTAAGGAGCGTAAAGTTTAAGGAGGACAAGATAACCATAGATGATAACTTCATAAACGGGGTTATATACCCCCTTCTTGGAGAGGAAGGTAAGGGACTTGAGCCTTTGGAAGCCTTCAAGAGAGTAAACGAGTTATGGAGACAAAGAGATATAGCAAGACTTGAGGAGATAGGCAGGAAAAGTGAGCCAAGGGTCCTTTGGGAAGGTGCCTTTTTACAACTGCCAAGGAGCAAGGTGCTTGCAGGTTATGGAGAAATAAGACACTACTACTATAATGGGCAAAAGGTCAGTGAAAGTAGGCACATGGGCTTTGACTTTGCTTCTGTGGAGAGGGCACAAGTGCCAGCAAGCAACTCGGGAGTGGTGGTCTTTGCTGGAGACCTTGGCATATATGGAAACACGGTGGTAATAGACCACGGCATGGGTCTTATGAGCCTTTATGGTCATCTTTCAGAAATTAGCGTAAAAGAAGGACAGTATGTAAAGAAGGGAGAGGTTATAGGAAGAACTGGAAAGACTGGGCTGGCACTGGGAGACCATCTTCACTTTGGCATATTGGTGCAAGGCTATGAGGTAAACCCACTTCAATGGCTTGACCCCAAGTGGATAAGAAACAACATACTTTCTGTCCTTGAGGCAAGATGAAAAGG is part of the Aquificaceae bacterium genome and encodes:
- a CDS encoding FAD/NAD(P)-binding oxidoreductase, which codes for MRVVIVGNGPASASAIEAFRKVDQDSDIIVLSDEEFPTYAPNCMENVIRGDISEEALFYKGGFDFYERYKVDFRPKKEVVGIDNKRKVVIVRGGEEIPYDKCLLAAGAYAFVPPIPGVELGGVTTAKNLYDAKRIRDWVLSGRVKNVVIVGAGPIGVEDAETLRHMGLEVHVVEFFDRVLPRMLDKFMSDKYMKPLEEEGIHFYLNHQVVAIHGEDGWVEAVEIRPNGTDKSKFIRADMVILSTGVRPRTNLVADTDIKLHIDEATGRVVGGILVNEYQQTSDPDVYAAGDICSGIDAWGNHRWIALFPPAQQAGAIAGFNMAGLKVKNPGLVDYNAVKTRSATAGSGGTFEDSESSYSFEWEGKLVKVFLKEGSVCGYQFVGLGKNRTLNPRNRFLKSPTIKSWSEKLLLDRGLGLEASGVLFHHFIRFKNRKFDDKVLKAIRLGMLRALPNPAFEVPIF
- the pdxA gene encoding 4-hydroxythreonine-4-phosphate dehydrogenase PdxA; amino-acid sequence: MVKIGITIGDPAGVGPELIVRLSRYFDPQKAYIIYGEKKIIQAVKRELSVDFEFSEIYTVEEIKSPGVYIADLNISETDRPLPSLTSGKVAVAYLGRAVVDAVYGKLQGLLTMPINKFWAKLAGFSYEGQTEFLAQACNVREYAMLMYSEKLKVVPFTTHIPLREVPERIRKDDIVKKVKLIDREFKRLFGIEPVVGILGLNPHAGDMGAIGEEDMKEIAPAVEALKEEGYKVEGPLSPDSAFLNINYDVYLCMYHDQGLIPFKMLAFREGVNLTLGIPFVRTSPDHGVAYDIAWKGIADEGPSLNALRLCERLAEKVWE
- a CDS encoding CoA-binding protein produces the protein MKELHHPHQDDALQVLKESKVVAVVGISPDPERPSYYVTERLISKGLHRVYLVNPKYAGQEILGIKVLSSLSEVPEPIDIVNVFRNPAHIEPIFEEALKVGAKYVWLQPGCENLEVIEKYKDKIGVVWNACIGVEAGYL
- the proB gene encoding glutamate 5-kinase, producing MVLLVKIGSNLIQTQEGDIDLSFLSRLARDIKKLRDMGHKTLIVSSGAVLCGVKKLNLSHRPTDLYTKQAVAGVGQAYLMHLYDMVFSNYGLTVGQALLTADIFKDKEKFENAKNALSSMLSLGIVPVINENDTVAISELLFGDNDFLAIHTAYMMKADLIVIFSTAGGLLDHEGRVVPVVEDVDKVLHLVRGVNSQFGTGGMLSKITASRIAVRLGIPVVITGKEDSLPDILEGRTTGTYFKPSEKPLKEGKKALAMLEEPKGAIYIDEGAYTAIKQGKSLLPAGIKKVEGSFQRGDVVVLYDERGFLVGKGKVNFSSEEVRKIIGKKGKEVKDLLKTSIEEVVHTDRLVIF
- the kdsA gene encoding 3-deoxy-8-phosphooctulonate synthase; protein product: MLIIAGPCVIESERVIMQTAEHIKRLSEEFRDFEFVFKSSFDKANRSSHRSFRGPGLEAGLRVLQRVKEEFGLKITTDVHETWQVKPTAEVVDIVQIPAFLCRQTDLILEAGRSGKPVNVKKGQFLAPWDAKNIVEKLKFAGAVDYYITERGVSFGYNNLVVDFRSLVIMREFTKVIFDATHSVQLPGGAGDRSAGQREFVIPLIRAAVAVGVDGLFMETHPDPDRALSDGPNMIPLYQLREVLETVQRILSAVPSTSRG
- the purF gene encoding amidophosphoribosyltransferase; the encoded protein is MCGIFGVFNAQHAERYAFYGIYALQHRGQESVGIAVSDYDSVKVVKKPGLVLEAIRKEDLQNMFGYLAIAHVRYSTAGDSGGVNSQPIVRETSLGVCAVVHNGNLVNYLPLRAELEAKGVRLFHTSDTELFLALLEEGEFVPENIDLHPSDRDLLPKVFYVLSRVKGAYSLIYLFKDRLVAIRDPMGFRPLLMGRLKDTILFASESCAFDILGGELWREVKPGEVVVVDQQGIRSYFPLRSERRAMCIFELVYFSKPESFVFDNWVYKARKRMGELLAYEDQVQADVVVPVPDSGIVPAIGYSQVKGLPFELGIIRNHYVGRSFIEPTQELRDIKVLMKLNPNKAVLEGKRVVVIDDSLVRGTTSKKIVSMLRRAGAREVHMRIASPPVIGPCYYGIDTPTRDELIANRMSVEDIRRFIGADSLKYLSLESLRSVVESPQDFCDACFSNHYPLEVEGTALRMR
- a CDS encoding 50S ribosomal protein L11 methyltransferase, yielding MTQKHKKYVYRLEPESFYQFLLEYGKGVEILSEGESFVEFALYEPYEGLEPLEVFEVEVLPPEKVFRARRLGKFMVLPSWIKPVVIRQGVAFGTGLHATTRLCLGLLQEYLQEGWSVLDVGTGTGILAIACKKLRAGRVLAIDIDPLAVQECVHNAKENCVEIECRHAKPEDIKETFDLLVANLELEIFKRELPYLMKLFKKIGIFSGLYGKEDLRAFLDLLGLRPAKIKRLENWYGVVVVR
- a CDS encoding M23 family metallopeptidase gives rise to the protein MRYRYRLEERREKRLGLIRLIRRLAIFSLVLIMFYTLFIFTGGKPSISEEDLKALSLIPSEKTFTLRTSKPIKEIRIYAEQEGQKREIYQAKLSEPSKEISFTLRAKETGLKDGNARLHVKISSGFLQSRSYSFDALVDTIPPRFSLVSYLSSPTLGGTSAIKIRTEEEVDAFVLIGQYEYRLYPLGDGYYFGLFPIRLDQQDLNSITVVVKDKAGNRTQQTLSLRVRSVKFKEDKITIDDNFINGVIYPLLGEEGKGLEPLEAFKRVNELWRQRDIARLEEIGRKSEPRVLWEGAFLQLPRSKVLAGYGEIRHYYYNGQKVSESRHMGFDFASVERAQVPASNSGVVVFAGDLGIYGNTVVIDHGMGLMSLYGHLSEISVKEGQYVKKGEVIGRTGKTGLALGDHLHFGILVQGYEVNPLQWLDPKWIRNNILSVLEAR